One window from the genome of Phalacrocorax aristotelis chromosome 20, bGulAri2.1, whole genome shotgun sequence encodes:
- the LOC142066752 gene encoding CCN family member 2-like — protein MSGNMGAVTWTLFLLLLLLAPGRVEPQACTYPCQCPSQPLQCPAGTSHVLDACGCCKVCARQLGELCSPQKPCDHHKGLYCDFSKIHRGSGICLAHEGATCDLLGKIYHNGESFQPTCKLQCICMDGAIGCIPLCSDDLRLPSPECPNPRRVKFRNKCCEEWICEEGSEENRFETAMAVFREDPAQKPELNDLQENCLVQTTEWSACSKSCGMGISARVTNDNPQCHLEKETRLCMVRPCDFPMEKTKKGKKCVRTPKPRQSLHFEFSGCTSTRSYRPKFCGSCTDGRCCTPYVTSTVEVEFRCPEGDFFQRKMMFIKMCSCHYDCPRDNDIFLATYHRRMIGDHVKTERQ, from the exons ATGTCTGGCAACATGGGGGCAGTGACCTGGaccctgttcctcctcctcctcctccttgcacCTGGCCGG GTAGAACCGCAGGCCTGCACGTACCCATGCCAGTGTCCCTCCCAGCCGCTGCAGTGCCCCGCTGGCACCAGCCATGTGTTGGATGCCTGTGGTTGCTGCAAAGTGTGTGCCAGGCAGCTTGGCGAGCTCTGCTCCCCGCAGAAACCCTGTGATCATCACAAGGGACTCTACTGCGACTTCTCCAAAATCCACAGAGGCAGCGGGATCTGCTTAG CTCACGAGGGTGCAACTTGTGACCTGCTGGGCAAGATCTACCACAACGGGGAGAGCTTCCAGCCCACCTGCAAGCTGCAGTGCATCTGCATGGACGGGGCCATCGGCTGCATCCCCCTCTGCTCCGACGACCTCCGGCTGCCGTCCCCCGAGTGCCCCAACCCCCGGCGGGTGAAGTTCCGCAATAAGTGCTGCGAAGAGTGGATCTGTGAGGAGGGCAGCGAGGAAAACCGCTTCGAAACAGCCATGGCGG TTTTCAGGGAGGATCCAGCCCAGAAGCCGGAGCTGAATGACCTGCAGGAGAACTGCTTGGTGCAGACCACCGAGTGGAGCGCTTGCTCCAAGAGCTGCGGCATGGGCATCTCTGCCCGAGTGACCAACGACAACCCCCAGTGCCACCTGGAGAAGGAGACGCGGCTCTGCATGGTCCGGCCCTGCGACTTCCCCATGGAGAAAACCAAG AAGGGGAAGAAGTGTGTGCGGACCCCAAAGCCGCGTCAGAGCCTCCACTTTGAGTTTTCGGGCTGCACCAGCACCCGTTCCTACCGGCCCAAGTTCTGCGGCAGCTGCACGGACGGCCGCTGCTGCACCCCGTATGTCACCAGCACCGTGGAGGTGGAGTTCCGCTGCCCCGAGGGGGACTTCTTCCAGCGGAAAATGATGTTCATCAAGATGTGCTCCTGCCACTACGACTGCCCCCGAGACAACGACATCTTCCTGGCCACGTATCACAGGAGGATGATTGGAGACCACGTCAAGACAGAGAGGCAGTAG